One genomic region from Sphingobacterium multivorum encodes:
- a CDS encoding N-formylglutamate amidohydrolase, whose product MSLTYRYQFENDDSPYWAFAIHDGHQVDAHLMPYMNIADEERLREEDPYTAILAELPCNRFVSGTSRFQLDLNRKREDAIYLLPEQSWGIQVWRTDLPNELKDQLYAAYDSMYEEISQAIQRTIDRYGYFIVYDIHSYNMRRGGPQTSVNNAADPQINIGTQHNHEKWRMLTDQVLEVLQTGKDGQVYDVRENVKFKGGFLSAYLNDKFGDKGCVFSIEFRKDFMDEWTGEVFPQKLQEYKQLLLHSIGTLENYFAYER is encoded by the coding sequence ATGTCTTTAACATATCGCTATCAATTTGAAAATGACGATAGCCCATATTGGGCTTTTGCCATTCATGATGGCCATCAGGTCGATGCGCATTTAATGCCCTACATGAATATTGCAGACGAGGAACGATTACGCGAAGAGGATCCTTATACAGCTATTTTGGCGGAATTACCTTGTAATCGATTTGTATCTGGAACTTCCAGGTTTCAATTGGATCTTAATCGAAAACGAGAAGATGCTATTTATCTTTTGCCTGAGCAATCTTGGGGGATACAGGTATGGCGAACAGATCTACCCAATGAACTAAAAGATCAGCTGTATGCTGCCTATGATAGCATGTATGAGGAAATAAGCCAAGCTATTCAGCGTACGATTGATCGTTATGGCTATTTTATCGTGTATGATATTCATAGTTATAATATGCGTCGCGGGGGACCTCAAACTAGTGTGAATAATGCCGCCGACCCTCAAATCAACATTGGGACACAACATAATCACGAAAAATGGCGAATGCTGACTGATCAGGTACTGGAAGTACTACAGACTGGAAAAGATGGACAAGTTTACGACGTACGTGAGAATGTGAAGTTTAAAGGCGGATTCCTTTCTGCGTATTTGAATGATAAGTTTGGCGATAAAGGCTGTGTTTTTTCTATCGAATTTCGGAAAGACTTCATGGACGAATGGACCGGAGAAGTATTTCCGCAAAAGCTTCAGGAGTATAAACAACTTCTTTTGCACAGCATTGGAACACTGGAAAATTATTTTGCCTATGAAAGATAA
- a CDS encoding fumarylacetoacetate hydrolase family protein, translating into MRIATSSKNGQQELGIVIDDRFYSCSAIDQNLPTTMSDFLKGSKEAMNQLKILESALRRGDMNRPYHLLDDIQLIAPVPQPASFRDAYAFRQHVATSRRNRGLDMIPEFDEFPVFYFSNHQSIQGPGPVQCMPLHLNQLDFELEIAIAINKPGINIPAAQADEYIAGYMIMNDFSARKLQMDEMKLSLGPAKGKDFATAIGPYLVTKDELEPYKVQPAAGHIGDCYALDMTCKVNGTQVSAGNFASMHWTFAEIIERVSYGVQLYPGDIIGSGTVGTGCFLELNGTARIADPNHKDQWLSLGDEIELEITALGKLSNSIVLYHS; encoded by the coding sequence ATGAGAATTGCCACTAGCAGTAAAAATGGTCAACAAGAATTGGGCATTGTTATAGACGACCGCTTTTATAGTTGCTCAGCCATCGATCAAAACCTTCCCACAACGATGTCGGACTTCCTCAAAGGTAGCAAAGAGGCCATGAATCAGCTAAAAATCCTTGAAAGTGCTTTACGTCGAGGGGATATGAACAGGCCCTATCATCTACTAGATGACATCCAACTCATCGCACCGGTGCCACAGCCAGCATCTTTTCGTGATGCTTACGCTTTTCGACAGCATGTCGCAACCTCGAGAAGAAACCGCGGATTAGATATGATCCCTGAATTTGATGAATTTCCTGTTTTCTATTTCTCCAACCATCAGTCCATACAAGGACCTGGGCCCGTTCAATGCATGCCCCTGCATTTAAATCAACTGGATTTCGAACTAGAAATTGCAATAGCCATCAATAAACCAGGAATCAACATTCCCGCTGCTCAGGCGGATGAGTATATTGCAGGCTATATGATCATGAATGATTTTAGTGCCAGAAAACTTCAAATGGACGAAATGAAATTGAGCTTGGGTCCTGCCAAGGGCAAAGATTTTGCAACCGCAATTGGCCCTTACTTGGTGACAAAGGATGAATTGGAACCTTATAAAGTTCAACCTGCAGCAGGACATATTGGTGACTGTTATGCGCTCGATATGACTTGTAAAGTGAACGGCACGCAAGTCTCAGCGGGCAATTTTGCGAGCATGCATTGGACTTTTGCAGAAATTATTGAGCGGGTTTCCTATGGTGTACAACTTTACCCAGGTGATATAATCGGTTCTGGGACAGTCGGAACAGGTTGCTTTCTTGAGCTCAATGGTACCGCACGCATAGCAGATCCTAATCATAAAGACCAGTGGCTCAGCCTTGGCGATGAGATTGAACTTGAAATCACGGCGCTCGGAAAACTTTCCAATTCTATTGTATTATACCACTCATAA
- a CDS encoding lipoate--protein ligase, producing MLIIDSPSHNAYFNIASEEYLLGKFPKEDIFLLYVNDPSIIVGKFQNTLAEINLDYVNEHQIKVVRRMSGGGAVYHDAGNLNFSFHTLLGNHDFMDFSTFTQPIVHVLNKLDIPAKLEGRNDLLVDGKKFSGNAKLAKNGKMIQHGTILIDSQMQVLSDALKVNPLKFVDKAVKSNRARVTNLIEYLPAGFTAGNFKELLIEEIKLENPAAKMIEFTASDRENIKKLVEEKYETWDWNFGFSPNYNFKKAIKIPAGFIELHLDVHKGYIEKAKIFGDFFASRSIHELENLLIGEKHDLGEIDTLLKSIDLKTYFGKVDSAEILTLFK from the coding sequence ATGCTGATTATCGATTCTCCATCTCACAACGCCTATTTTAACATCGCTTCAGAGGAATATTTATTGGGTAAATTTCCGAAAGAGGATATTTTTTTACTCTATGTAAATGACCCTTCAATTATAGTGGGTAAATTTCAGAATACCTTGGCCGAAATCAATCTTGATTATGTAAACGAGCATCAGATTAAGGTCGTGCGACGAATGTCTGGGGGTGGTGCCGTTTATCATGATGCTGGGAACTTAAATTTTTCTTTTCATACCTTATTGGGGAATCATGATTTTATGGATTTTTCGACCTTTACACAGCCAATTGTACATGTTTTGAACAAATTGGATATCCCCGCAAAATTAGAAGGTAGAAATGACCTTCTGGTAGATGGGAAGAAGTTTAGTGGAAATGCCAAGCTTGCAAAAAATGGGAAGATGATCCAACATGGTACGATATTGATAGATTCGCAGATGCAGGTATTAAGCGATGCTTTAAAGGTCAATCCATTGAAGTTTGTAGATAAGGCGGTAAAATCGAATCGCGCACGTGTCACCAATTTAATTGAATATTTACCTGCTGGTTTTACGGCTGGAAATTTTAAAGAATTACTGATAGAAGAGATAAAACTTGAGAATCCGGCAGCTAAAATGATTGAGTTTACCGCTTCGGATAGGGAAAATATAAAAAAATTGGTTGAAGAAAAGTATGAAACATGGGACTGGAACTTCGGTTTTTCACCAAATTATAACTTTAAAAAAGCAATTAAGATCCCTGCAGGATTTATCGAGTTACACCTGGATGTGCATAAAGGATATATCGAAAAGGCTAAAATTTTTGGTGATTTTTTTGCATCCCGATCAATTCATGAACTGGAAAATTTATTGATTGGTGAAAAGCATGACCTAGGAGAGATTGATACCTTACTGAAATCAATTGATTTGAAGACGTATTTTGGTAAGGTTGATTCCGCTGAAATTCTTACCTTATTTAAATAG
- a CDS encoding homogentisate 1,2-dioxygenase has translation MPFYVKQGQIPMQRHTVFRKPDNTLYAEELVSTHGFSSLYSLVYHCHPPTLVKQIREPYDVSPRIARDKHLKHTSLKGFQVQAKDDYLESRTPVLVNQDLHISLAAPRRSMDDYFYKNSQADEIVFIHQGMGKLKTGYGSISFKYGDYLVIPRGTIYQMEFEQEDNRLFIVESFSPVRTPKRYRNEFGQLMEHAPFFERDIRVPQNLETFDELGDFEVKIKKQGMIYPYVYRSHPFDFVGWDGYHFPWAFSIHDFMPITGKLHQPPPVHQTFETDNFVLCSFCPRMYDYHPHSIPAPYNHSNVDSDEVLYYVDGDFMSRKSVEKGQITLHPGGIPHGPHPGTVEKSIGQVKTEELAVMIDPFRPLMLTQEALAIEDPDYYKSWMS, from the coding sequence ATGCCATTTTATGTTAAACAAGGGCAAATTCCAATGCAGCGACATACTGTTTTTAGAAAGCCCGATAACACACTTTATGCCGAGGAATTAGTATCCACACATGGTTTTTCCAGCCTTTATTCCTTAGTATATCATTGTCATCCACCCACACTCGTTAAACAAATCAGGGAACCTTATGATGTGTCGCCCCGAATTGCCCGCGACAAACATCTTAAGCATACCAGCCTAAAGGGATTTCAGGTGCAGGCAAAAGATGACTATCTCGAAAGCAGGACCCCTGTGTTGGTTAATCAGGACTTACATATATCCTTAGCAGCCCCCCGTCGGTCGATGGATGACTATTTTTATAAAAATAGTCAGGCAGATGAGATTGTCTTCATCCATCAGGGGATGGGAAAACTAAAGACTGGATATGGGAGTATTTCCTTTAAGTATGGCGATTATTTGGTAATCCCCCGAGGAACGATTTATCAAATGGAATTTGAACAGGAAGATAATCGGTTGTTTATTGTTGAATCATTCTCTCCTGTACGTACGCCCAAACGTTATCGCAATGAATTTGGTCAATTGATGGAACATGCGCCCTTTTTTGAGCGGGACATTCGGGTACCTCAAAATTTGGAAACTTTTGATGAACTGGGTGACTTTGAAGTGAAGATCAAGAAGCAGGGTATGATTTATCCGTATGTTTATCGGAGCCATCCATTTGATTTTGTTGGTTGGGATGGCTATCATTTTCCATGGGCATTTTCAATTCATGATTTCATGCCGATAACAGGCAAATTGCATCAACCGCCACCCGTTCACCAAACCTTTGAAACGGATAATTTTGTATTATGCAGTTTTTGTCCGCGTATGTATGATTATCATCCGCATTCGATTCCTGCACCATATAACCATAGTAATGTAGATTCGGATGAAGTCCTATATTATGTGGATGGCGATTTTATGAGCCGAAAATCCGTGGAAAAGGGACAGATAACGTTACATCCAGGTGGCATACCCCATGGACCTCATCCGGGGACGGTGGAAAAAAGCATTGGGCAAGTTAAAACCGAAGAGTTGGCTGTGATGATCGATCCTTTTCGACCATTGATGTTGACCCAAGAAGCACTCGCTATTGAAGATCCAGATTATTATAAATCTTGGATGAGTTAG
- a CDS encoding flavohemoglobin expression-modulating QEGLA motif protein, which yields MKDNAKQLAGILKMIKNKEVFHVQIPPKNKLVFNQVVPYLFLYRQFFSQDPMLAELVKSEPAYFRVRDPQMNVSEWIAPILNQLVEEFGACLIIEAWAADPAQEEDIQIHIARKNVQAIAQYLGKQLLTEESISKVEILTDSKTNATQSLSPSSVQLDNLNTNIFYMGLEIKPKYLLGINQQILPIDLRHFREAISRSLSKTFFEFIRIHTLSKPTAFKISQPKKMLPLAWEIDQKLARESQRFDFLLLVTPTNSYDAWQQFKKGNYRKTPVFRYRPMPIDPDIIKRNLYNLHIEDLFDPSIAYLFRDKRKELDQMMTMLSERGKEGFLLGSMQVFGTVNEKLLEKAQAILTITTTDREVRTKEEDIVYAEEFAKLAQEEFDYLKNQDPSFGTTVRLRDDIYGVMVNQGVLNISKQYSLPRNRVKALIQHEVGTHIVTYYNGKQQPFSLFRLGVPGYEKLQEGLAVLAEYLVGGLTNNRLRILAGRVIAVHQMQQGGSFIDTFSVLVDKYQFLPETAFQMTMRVYRSGGLTKDALYLSGLIELTNYIKSERDLSLLTMGKIREDYIPIVEELMLKGVLKAPTLIPRYLMDPYKDALLHLKKSNGIFQMIQ from the coding sequence ATGAAAGATAATGCGAAACAACTTGCCGGCATTTTAAAAATGATCAAAAATAAGGAGGTTTTCCACGTACAGATTCCCCCAAAAAACAAACTGGTCTTTAATCAAGTTGTTCCTTATCTGTTTTTATACAGACAGTTTTTCAGTCAAGATCCTATGCTGGCAGAGTTGGTTAAATCAGAACCAGCTTATTTTAGGGTAAGAGATCCGCAGATGAATGTTTCTGAATGGATCGCTCCAATCCTCAATCAACTTGTCGAAGAGTTTGGTGCTTGTTTGATTATTGAAGCTTGGGCAGCAGATCCGGCACAGGAGGAAGATATCCAAATTCATATTGCGCGGAAAAATGTACAGGCTATCGCTCAGTATCTAGGTAAGCAACTGCTCACAGAAGAATCGATTTCCAAAGTGGAAATACTGACAGATTCCAAAACAAATGCAACGCAAAGTTTATCTCCTTCGAGCGTACAGTTGGATAACCTGAACACCAATATATTTTACATGGGGCTGGAGATAAAACCGAAATACCTTTTAGGGATAAATCAGCAAATTTTACCGATTGATCTGCGTCATTTCCGTGAGGCCATATCCAGGAGTCTGTCGAAAACATTCTTTGAATTCATTCGCATACATACCTTATCTAAACCTACGGCATTTAAAATAAGCCAGCCTAAAAAGATGCTTCCTTTAGCTTGGGAGATTGATCAGAAATTGGCGCGGGAAAGCCAACGATTTGATTTTTTATTATTGGTTACGCCAACAAATTCGTATGATGCCTGGCAGCAATTCAAGAAAGGAAATTACCGGAAAACCCCTGTTTTTCGCTATAGGCCCATGCCCATTGATCCAGATATTATCAAGAGAAACCTCTATAACTTGCATATCGAAGATTTATTTGATCCTTCCATTGCTTATTTGTTTCGTGATAAACGCAAGGAGCTTGATCAGATGATGACCATGCTGAGTGAGCGGGGAAAAGAAGGATTTTTGTTGGGCAGCATGCAGGTCTTTGGTACTGTCAATGAAAAATTACTAGAAAAGGCACAAGCAATTTTGACAATTACAACAACGGATCGAGAAGTGAGAACGAAAGAAGAGGACATTGTCTATGCCGAGGAATTTGCCAAGCTTGCCCAGGAAGAATTCGATTATCTGAAAAACCAAGATCCAAGCTTTGGCACCACAGTGAGGCTACGGGATGATATTTATGGTGTGATGGTCAATCAAGGTGTACTCAATATAAGTAAGCAGTATAGTCTGCCGCGGAATAGGGTCAAGGCACTGATTCAACATGAGGTCGGTACACATATCGTTACGTACTATAACGGCAAGCAACAGCCGTTCAGTCTCTTTCGATTAGGGGTTCCCGGTTATGAAAAACTTCAGGAAGGCCTTGCTGTACTTGCTGAGTATTTGGTAGGGGGCCTGACAAATAATAGACTACGTATTCTGGCAGGCCGAGTTATCGCTGTCCATCAGATGCAGCAAGGCGGTTCATTTATTGATACATTTTCCGTCTTGGTAGACAAGTATCAATTTTTGCCAGAAACAGCTTTTCAAATGACAATGCGGGTCTATCGAAGTGGTGGGCTTACCAAAGATGCATTATACTTGAGTGGTTTAATCGAATTGACCAATTATATCAAGAGTGAACGAGATCTATCCCTGTTGACGATGGGTAAAATCCGCGAAGATTATATACCAATCGTAGAAGAACTTATGTTAAAGGGGGTATTGAAAGCCCCGACCTTAATCCCAAGGTATCTAATGGATCCATACAAGGATGCCTTGTTACACCTCAAAAAAAGTAATGGAATATTTCAAATGATTCAGTAA
- the ybaK gene encoding Cys-tRNA(Pro) deacylase has translation MSSKTNAVRLLDTAKIKYELRAYEIDEQDVSAEHVAQTLGLSPETLYKTLVLKGNKDPYIVAVIPGNAQLDLKKIAKASGNKNCEMLPMKDLLTVTGYIRGGCSPIGMKKLFPTFMEEAAQLETAISVSAGKRGLQIILNPADLIKITQAQWADLIGV, from the coding sequence ATGTCGAGTAAAACAAATGCCGTTCGGCTGTTGGACACAGCAAAGATAAAATACGAACTCAGAGCATATGAGATTGACGAACAGGACGTCAGTGCCGAGCATGTCGCCCAAACTCTAGGCCTATCACCAGAGACGCTGTATAAAACCTTAGTCTTAAAAGGGAACAAAGATCCTTATATTGTCGCCGTAATTCCCGGAAACGCACAGCTCGATCTAAAAAAAATAGCGAAGGCCTCTGGAAATAAAAACTGTGAAATGCTCCCCATGAAAGACCTTTTAACGGTGACCGGTTATATTCGTGGTGGTTGTTCACCAATTGGTATGAAAAAGCTATTTCCAACCTTTATGGAAGAGGCCGCACAATTGGAGACAGCGATTTCGGTGAGCGCGGGGAAAAGGGGGCTTCAAATTATTTTAAACCCGGCAGACTTGATCAAAATTACACAAGCCCAATGGGCCGATTTAATCGGCGTATAA
- the hppD gene encoding 4-hydroxyphenylpyruvate dioxygenase produces the protein MANTFAEKIAQAQDFLPINGTDYIEFYVGNAKQAAHYYKTAFGYQSDAYAGPETGVRDRVSYVLRQNKIRLVLTTALKSEHPVAEHVKKHGDGVKILALWVDDARKSFAETTNRGAQVYQEPQLLQDENGEVWTAGIYTYGETVHMFVERRNYSGPFMPGYEKWESDYNPTETGLLYVDHCVANVGWNKMNETVKWYQDVMGFVNILSFDDKQINTEYSALMSKVMSNGNGFVKFPINEPAEGKKKSQIEEYLEFYEGEGVQHAALATKDIVATVRELKARGVEFLGAPPEAYYDMLPERVGKIDEEIRIIQELGILVDRDEEGYLLQIFTKPVEDRPTLFYEIIQRKGAQSFGAGNFKALFEAIEREQERRGNL, from the coding sequence ATGGCAAATACATTTGCGGAAAAGATTGCCCAAGCGCAAGATTTTCTACCGATTAATGGAACAGATTATATTGAATTTTATGTTGGCAATGCCAAACAGGCCGCACATTATTACAAAACAGCTTTTGGATACCAGTCGGATGCCTATGCCGGGCCGGAGACGGGCGTTCGGGACCGGGTATCCTACGTGTTAAGACAGAATAAAATACGTTTAGTGCTTACCACGGCGTTGAAATCAGAACATCCTGTAGCTGAACATGTTAAAAAACATGGTGATGGTGTCAAAATATTGGCTCTTTGGGTCGATGATGCACGAAAATCATTTGCAGAAACAACAAATAGAGGGGCTCAAGTCTATCAGGAGCCACAGCTGCTGCAGGATGAAAATGGAGAAGTTTGGACCGCGGGCATTTATACCTATGGCGAAACGGTCCATATGTTTGTTGAACGCCGCAATTATTCTGGCCCATTTATGCCGGGATATGAAAAATGGGAAAGCGATTATAACCCAACAGAAACTGGGTTACTCTACGTTGATCATTGTGTCGCTAATGTCGGTTGGAATAAGATGAATGAAACTGTAAAATGGTATCAGGATGTGATGGGCTTTGTCAATATTTTATCTTTTGATGACAAGCAAATTAACACCGAATATTCGGCTTTGATGAGTAAAGTAATGAGCAACGGAAATGGCTTTGTGAAGTTTCCGATCAATGAGCCTGCCGAAGGAAAGAAAAAATCGCAGATAGAAGAATACCTTGAGTTTTATGAGGGTGAAGGTGTACAACATGCGGCTCTGGCAACCAAAGATATTGTGGCAACCGTGCGGGAACTTAAAGCAAGGGGAGTAGAATTTTTGGGTGCTCCTCCCGAAGCATACTACGATATGTTGCCCGAGCGAGTTGGAAAAATTGATGAAGAGATTCGGATCATCCAAGAACTGGGCATTCTAGTTGATCGTGATGAAGAAGGTTATTTGCTACAAATTTTTACAAAACCGGTAGAGGATAGACCCACTTTATTTTATGAAATCATCCAACGTAAGGGGGCACAAAGTTTTGGCGCAGGAAATTTTAAGGCTCTTTTTGAAGCAATCGAACGTGAACAAGAACGCCGAGGAAACTTATAG
- a CDS encoding methyltransferase domain-containing protein — protein sequence MPWNPTVYNQFKDIRFKPFYDLSELVTADKIEHAVDLGCGTGEQTAILSEQFSQATFLGVDSSAEMLSKSHQLETERLKFRQSSVENFLAEPKTWDLIFSNAALQWLEDHQVLFPKIISKLNAGGQLAIQMPYQQENILNKILFELSMEEPYRSYLKGWNRASSVLDIDSYAQLLFDNGLDQLNLSLRVYPLIAPDAETLYNFIAGSALIPYIEHLEEEKKPLFLAAFKTRIKKHFVKFPAIYSFKRILLYGRKR from the coding sequence ATGCCTTGGAACCCAACAGTATATAATCAATTTAAAGATATTCGTTTTAAACCGTTTTACGATTTATCTGAACTAGTTACTGCCGATAAAATTGAACATGCAGTTGATTTGGGTTGCGGTACAGGTGAACAAACAGCTATCTTAAGCGAACAATTTTCTCAAGCGACCTTTCTTGGGGTAGATTCTTCTGCGGAAATGCTTTCTAAAAGTCATCAGTTGGAAACTGAACGTCTAAAATTTAGGCAAAGTTCCGTAGAGAACTTCCTTGCAGAGCCGAAAACCTGGGATCTTATATTCAGTAATGCTGCTTTACAATGGTTGGAAGATCATCAGGTTCTTTTTCCGAAAATTATTTCCAAATTGAATGCTGGCGGGCAATTGGCTATACAGATGCCCTATCAACAAGAAAATATACTCAATAAGATTTTATTCGAGCTTAGTATGGAAGAGCCCTATCGATCCTATTTAAAGGGCTGGAATAGGGCTTCTTCGGTATTGGATATCGATTCTTATGCACAGTTGTTATTTGACAATGGCTTAGATCAATTAAACCTATCACTTCGTGTATATCCACTCATTGCCCCTGATGCTGAAACGCTTTACAATTTTATCGCGGGGTCTGCGTTGATTCCCTATATTGAACACTTGGAGGAAGAGAAGAAACCGCTGTTTTTGGCAGCGTTTAAAACGCGGATCAAAAAACATTTCGTCAAATTTCCAGCGATATACTCTTTCAAGCGTATTTTATTATATGGGCGTAAAAGGTAA
- a CDS encoding glutathione synthetase encodes MKIAFVINQTHKETARFTTTLLALKAHQMGHEIYYIGLADFYYESAYIAAHVRKVLPDQMLTSANQLMEVLRTTEKTKMILEDMDVVWLRFDPVLDMVNRPWAAASALQFAALLKEKGVWVINDPDSLSRASNKLYLEGFDESIRPKTIVTRNYTDVIEFFEQQNKLIILKPLKGSGGKNVFLINKDNQQNLKQTVEAIARDGYVIGQEYLPEASRGDIRFFLLNGEPISINGKYAAVHRVQQGDEIRSNVHQGAKTQAAIISPELLAMVDKIRDKLVQDGMYFVGLDVVGDRIMEINVFSPGALCQAEEIVKEDFSALIIKKLAEKVAFRERG; translated from the coding sequence ATGAAGATAGCATTCGTGATCAACCAAACCCATAAAGAAACTGCTCGTTTCACGACGACCCTTTTGGCGTTGAAGGCCCATCAGATGGGGCATGAAATTTATTATATTGGCTTGGCCGATTTCTACTATGAGTCAGCCTATATTGCCGCCCATGTACGAAAAGTACTTCCTGATCAGATGCTTACTTCTGCTAATCAACTCATGGAGGTATTGCGCACAACGGAAAAAACTAAAATGATTTTGGAAGATATGGATGTGGTCTGGCTACGATTTGACCCAGTCCTGGATATGGTTAACCGACCTTGGGCTGCAGCTTCGGCTCTACAATTTGCCGCTCTCCTAAAAGAAAAAGGTGTATGGGTTATCAATGATCCAGATAGCCTTAGTCGGGCTAGCAATAAGTTGTATCTTGAGGGATTTGATGAATCTATTCGACCGAAAACAATTGTAACCCGAAACTATACCGATGTCATTGAATTTTTTGAACAACAGAATAAACTTATTATTTTAAAACCCTTGAAGGGCTCCGGCGGTAAAAACGTGTTTTTAATCAATAAAGATAATCAGCAAAACCTCAAGCAAACGGTAGAGGCTATTGCCCGGGATGGTTATGTGATTGGCCAGGAATATCTTCCGGAAGCTTCCCGCGGTGATATCAGATTCTTTTTATTGAATGGAGAACCTATTTCGATCAATGGTAAATATGCTGCTGTTCATCGTGTACAACAAGGGGACGAGATTCGGAGCAATGTGCATCAAGGTGCAAAGACCCAAGCAGCCATTATTTCACCGGAGTTATTGGCTATGGTCGATAAGATCCGAGATAAATTAGTTCAAGACGGAATGTATTTTGTCGGTTTGGATGTGGTAGGAGATCGTATTATGGAAATCAATGTATTTAGTCCGGGTGCATTATGCCAGGCGGAAGAAATTGTAAAAGAGGATTTTTCGGCGCTTATTATAAAAAAATTAGCGGAGAAGGTTGCTTTCAGGGAACGAGGTTGA
- a CDS encoding Glu/Leu/Phe/Val dehydrogenase dimerization domain-containing protein encodes MNKNAEETYSSMEGMKELLGAFEHKSPEIVFEWKDSETDARGWIVINSLRGGAAGGGTRMRAGLDRHEVESLAKTMEVKFTVSGPAIGGAKSGIDFDPHDPRKNEVLERWFKVVTPLLKNYYGTGGDLNIDEIHDVIPLTEEYGLWHPQEGILNGHFKVNESNRIHQIGQLRYGVSKVLEDSSYSPDLKRKYKVADMITGYGVSESIRHYYQLFGENCFGKRAIIQGWGNVAAAAAFYLSKLGVKIVGIIDRVGGLINPGGFGEEDITRLLLERKGNELCSPDLISFDQIQKEIWSLETDIFVPAAASRLVSKDQIQQLINHGLEVIASGANVPFADQEIFYGPVMEFADQHVAVIPDFIANCGMARVFAYLMQRNIEISDDAIFSDVSSVIFEALKKIRSVSSEKTHISSRAYEIALKQLVETGN; translated from the coding sequence GTGAACAAGAACGCCGAGGAAACTTATAGCAGTATGGAAGGGATGAAGGAACTATTGGGCGCTTTTGAGCATAAAAGCCCTGAAATTGTTTTCGAATGGAAAGATAGTGAAACTGATGCCAGGGGATGGATTGTTATTAATTCCTTACGTGGAGGTGCGGCCGGCGGAGGTACCCGAATGCGGGCTGGATTGGACAGGCATGAGGTAGAATCTTTGGCAAAAACAATGGAGGTCAAATTTACGGTATCTGGACCTGCAATAGGGGGCGCGAAATCTGGAATTGATTTCGATCCACACGACCCAAGGAAAAATGAAGTGTTGGAACGTTGGTTTAAAGTTGTCACGCCGTTATTGAAAAACTATTATGGAACCGGTGGAGATCTGAATATCGATGAAATTCATGATGTCATTCCGTTAACGGAAGAATATGGACTATGGCACCCTCAAGAGGGAATTTTGAATGGTCACTTTAAGGTGAATGAAAGCAATCGTATTCATCAAATTGGGCAATTGCGTTATGGGGTCTCCAAAGTATTGGAGGATAGTTCCTACAGCCCGGATCTGAAACGTAAGTACAAAGTGGCAGATATGATCACGGGTTATGGGGTGTCAGAGTCAATTCGTCATTATTATCAACTTTTTGGTGAAAATTGCTTTGGGAAGCGAGCGATAATTCAAGGTTGGGGTAATGTTGCTGCCGCAGCGGCATTTTATCTGTCTAAACTTGGTGTAAAAATAGTTGGTATAATTGATCGCGTCGGCGGACTGATCAATCCGGGAGGATTTGGAGAGGAAGATATTACCCGTTTGCTTTTAGAACGCAAAGGTAATGAGCTTTGTTCTCCGGATTTGATTTCTTTTGATCAGATACAGAAAGAAATATGGAGTCTGGAAACGGATATTTTTGTGCCTGCTGCGGCCTCCCGTTTAGTGTCAAAAGATCAGATCCAACAGCTGATAAATCATGGGCTTGAGGTGATCGCGTCAGGTGCCAATGTACCATTTGCAGATCAGGAGATATTTTATGGTCCTGTGATGGAATTCGCAGATCAGCATGTTGCGGTTATACCAGACTTTATTGCCAATTGTGGTATGGCGAGAGTATTTGCTTATTTAATGCAACGTAACATCGAAATCAGTGATGATGCAATTTTTTCGGATGTTTCCAGCGTAATTTTTGAAGCACTAAAGAAAATTAGGTCGGTTTCTTCTGAAAAGACTCATATTTCATCGAGAGCATATGAAATTGCATTAAAACAGTTGGTAGAAACCGGAAATTAA